The region ATCCAGCTTGAGCATGCGCACGAACATCGTCGGAACCCACTGGCTGTGGGTGATCCGGTGTTTCTCGATCAGCGCGAGCGCCTCTTCGGCGTCGAAGCGCGGCATGGCGTAGACGGTGCCGCCGTTGACCTGGATCTGCGTGCTGTAGCGCAGCGGTGCAGCGTGGTAGAGCGGCGCGGGCGAGAGATAGCGGGTGTGCTCGTCGAAGCCGTAGATCGGTGCGACGTTGCGCAGGGCGGCGTCGCCGTCCTCCCGGTAGGAGATGTCGGCCAACGCCAGTCGCACGCCCTTGGGGCGCCCAGTGGTACCGGACGAGTAGAGCATCGTGCGGCCGGCACGGTCGTCCTCGGGAGGGTTGTTCTCGGTCGCCGCGATGACGTCGTGCAGGTCCTCGAAGCTTTCGATGCTTCCCTTGTACGCCAGGCACTTCTCGACCCTCGGCGCCTCCGCGAGAGCCGCCTTCGCGAGGTCGGCGAGGTCGGCCGAGGCGATCAGCACCTTGGCCTTGCAGTCACTGAGGATGTACGAGACCTCCGCCGGCAGCAGGTGAAAGTTGATCGCGGTCAGGTAGAGGCCCGAGCGGACGGCGGCCCAGTACGCGACGAAGTGCTCGACCGAGTTAGTGGCCAGCAACGCGACCGCGTCACCGCGGCGCAGCCCCTGCGCGTGCAGCCACGTCGCGAGGCGGGCCGACTGCTCCTCGAGCTGGCCGTAGGACAGCTGCTCACCGGGGTCGGTCAGGACGATCGCCGGCTTGTCGGGGTCGATCGCTGCCCACTTGCCTGGGTACATCTAGCACCTCGCAGACTTTACTTAGCAGGGTTAACTACCTGCACTACATCAGACGCGATGAGAGCCAGATGGTCAAGGTCCGACAGATCCAGGATCTGCAGGTACAGCCGCTGCGCGCCGATCTCCTGGATCCGGCCGATCTTGTCGATCACCTCGGACGGCGTGCCCGCCAGGCCGTTCTCGCGCAGCTCGTCGACCTCGCGCCCGATCGCCGCGGCCCGGCGGGCGATCTCCGCCTCGTCGCGACCCACGCAGGCGACCATCCCGGCCGACAGGGTGATCGAGGACCGGTCCCGCCCGATTGCGTCGCACGCCGCGCCGACGCGGTCGAACTGGGTCTTGATGTCGTCGATCGGTGCGAACACGCGGTTGAACTCCGCGGCGTACTGCGCGGCCAGTCGCGGCGTCCGCTTCGGCCCGCCGCCGCCGACGATCAGCGGTACGCCGCCGTCTTGCACAGGCCTCGGCAGCGCCGGCGAGTCGGTGAGCGTGAAGTGGTCGCCGTCGTACGAGAAGCGACCGCCCTCCGGCGTCCCCCACAGACCGGTCAGGATCGCCAGCTGCTCCTCGAGGATCTCGAAGCGCTCGCCGAGCGCCGGGAACGGGATGCCGTAGGCCTGGTGCTCTGCCTCGTACCAGCCCGTGCCAAGGCCCAGCTCGAGCCGCCCACCAGACATCTGGTCGATCTGCGCGGCGCTGATGGCGAGGACGCCGGGGTATCGGAAGGTCGCCGAGCACACGAGCGTGCCGAGACGGATCCGCGACGTCTCGCGGGCGAGGGCGGCGAGGGTGATCAGCGCATCGGTCGGGCCGGGCCGCCCGTCGGTGTCGCCCATCGCGAGGTAGTGGTCGGAGCGGAAGAAGGCGTCGAAGCCGAGGTCCTCGGTGGCGCGTGCGACCGCGAGCAGATCGTCGTAGGTCGCACCCTGCTGAGGCTCGGTGAAGATCCGGAAGTCCATGCGCCCATGCTATTGGCGCATGGGTCTACCGGCGGATCTGGGACTGGTCGATGACGTACTCGCCCCACTTGAGGGCGCTGACCAGGGAGGTTCCGTGGCCGGTGGCCAGCATCTGCAGGTCGTTGCGCAGCCGGATCACCTCACTGCCGTCCACGAGCCCTTCGGCCGCGCACAGTTCGACGGCCTCGTTGCAGACCTTGGAGCACACGTCCGTCGCGTGCGACTTGGCACCGGCCGCGAGTGCCTCGACGCCGGGCTGCTGCATGTCGATGAACTTCAGCGCGTGGTAGGCGAATACCCGGGCGGCCTCGACCGAAGCGCTCATACGGCCGATCTCGGCGCGGATGACGTCGGTCTCGGTCACCACAGTGCCACGGATCCGCCTGGTCGAGAGCTGCTTGACTGCGGAGTGGATGGCGCGCTGTGCGACCGACGTGGCCTGGATGGCGGTGAGCGCGCGGTCGGTGGCGACCATCAGCGCGATCGCGTCGTCGTCGATGTCGCGCAGGATGTCGTCCTCGGCGATCGGGGTGTTCATGAACTGCAGCAGCCCGAAGGTCAAAAAGCGCAGCCCGGACGTCGGGATCTGCTGGCGGCGTACCGACTCGTGGTTCAGGTCCGCCACCACGCGTATCGGCTCACCCTCGGGCCCTTTGGCCAGCACGATCGCGACATCGGCGGTCATCGTGTGCACGGCCCATAGCTTCTGGCCGGTGAGCGCGTACCCGTCGTCCCTCGTCTCGACCCGCGTGTGCAGGTGCTCGAGGTCGGAGCCACCGGAAGGCTCGGTGACCGCGATGGTGCCGATGGCCTTGCCCTCGAGCAGCGGGCCGAGCCACTTCTCCTTCAGGGACGACGATCCCGCCAGCGCGATCTCTCGCTGCACGTTGTGGTTGGACAGGTAGGGCGCGGCCTCGGCAACGCCCTCCAGCAAGGCACCGAACTCCTCACCGGACATCTCCGAGCCCCCATCGGCCTTGGCGACCAGGCCCCCGAGGTAACCGGTAGGCGCCAGCGAGGCGAAGATGCTGTGCAGCTCGTCGGCAGGTATGGGCTTGGACAGGTCCGCAGCGTGGAATGCCGACTTGGCGAGCGCCGCACCGACGGCATGAAGCTCGGCGAGATGAGGGTCTGCGAAGTACTGCGTGTCCATGTCGATCCCAACCTGGAGAAGAAGGCTTCACCTCGCAGTATTCCATCGTCGGTTCCCGGCGGGCGCCCGCGGCGGGTAAGTTGCCCGCATGAGCGAGCTTCCGAAGTATGACGACCTGCCCGAGGGCCCGCACGGCGGCCGGTTGGCCTGGCACCTGTTCGGCGAGGACGACGACCTGGGCTTGGTGAACCTGCTGACTCCCGAGCGCGTGTCCGAGGCGACCAAGCTGGTACGCCGCGGCGTGTCCTTCCCGCTGGATCACGCGCACGCCTACTACGACCCGGCCCCGAACATCAAGCGCGGCAACCCGACCCACAACCTGTTGGTGGCGCGCGAAGGGCTGTCGCTCGACGACTACTACGACGACTTCTTCCCGCAGGGCGGCAGCCAATGGGACTCGCTCGCCCACGTGGGCTATGCGCCCGGCCTGTACTACAACGGCACCACGCTCGAGCAGGTCAAGGCCGGCGAGCGGAACACGATCATCGGGTGGGCGCGCCACGGCATCGCCGGTCGTGCCGTCGTCTTGGACATCCCCGCGACCATGCAGCGGCTCGGGCGCGACTACGACCCGGGCACCGATAGCAGGCTCACTGTCGACGACCTACGCGCCGCCGCCGAGCATTCCGGCATCGAGCATCGCCCCGGGGACCTCGTCGTTCTCTACACCGGCTTCGAGCAGTGGTACGCCGGGACCGGCCGCGACATCCGCGAGGGCCTGCCGCACGACCTCGCCTCACCCGGCATCGAGGCCACCGAGGAGATGGCCCGGTACCTGTGGGACATCCACTGCACGGCGATCGTGTCCGACAACTACTCCGTCGAGGCCTGGCCGGCGACCTTCGAGGACGGCACCGCGCCCTTCGGCTTCCTGCACCAGATGCTCATCGGCAGCTTCGGCATGGCCCTCGGCGAGCTGTGGCACCTCTCGGACCTCGTCGAGGACTGCCGCGAGACCGGAGTCTACGAGGGCATGCTGGTCAGCACCCCGATGATGGCGCCGAAGGGCATCGGATCCACCGCGAACGCCGTCGTCCTGAAGTAGCCGGTCAGCTCGCCCGGCGACGTCCGGCAGCGACGGCCGCGGCGCCCGCGGTGATCAGCAGAGCGGACAGCAGCCCCATCGGCGCGGCGTCCACGCCGGTCGCGGCGAGTGCCGGGGCGCCCGGCTTCTTGCCGCCGCCGGGCTTCGGTCCGCCGGCCGGCGGGTGGCTCCCGCCGGGCTGATCCGTGCCTGCCTGGTTGCTGCCGGGCTGGCTGACCCCGGGCTGCTGATCGTCGTCGCCCGGATCGCCATCGCCCGGGTCCGCGGGATCCGGCTCCGGCGTGGCGCGGATTCCCGCGATGGCCGGATCGTGATCCGAGGAGGCGAACGGCGAGGTCGTGTAGAAGTCGGTGATGTTGTAGTTGCGGCGCGAGTACTGCATCGCGACCGATTCGTCACCGTTGATGTCCCACACCGCGGCGCCGGTGACCAGCTCGAGCGCCTTGGCGTTGGCGAAGATGTGGTCGAGCGAGCCGAGCCGGCCGCTGAACTGGTAGGTGGCGGACGTGGGCTCGAAGAGCTTCTCGACGCCCGTGTAGCCGGCGCCTTCGATGATCTGGACCGGGGTCTCCTTGCTGTAGGCGTTGAAGTCGCCGAGCAGGAAGACCGCCTCGTCGGCGTACGCCGTGTTCGCCCAGGTCGTCAGCGCGGTGGCCTGCGCCTCGCGAGAGGGGTTGGCCAGACCCTGGCCCGTGCCGTCGTCCTCGCCGGAGCCCTTGGACTTGAAGTGGTTCGCGATCGCGACGAAGGACGTCGTGCTGTCGTTCACGGTGAACTTCTGGGCCAGCGGGTAGCGGGCGTTCGCGAAGGCACCGTCGAGCAGGATCTCCGACGGGCCGTCGAGCGAGACGACGTCGGGGTTGTAGATGAAGGCGGTGCGGATGACATCCTCGTTCGGCGGCAGGACGACGGGCGAGGGGGCGTAGGCCCAGTTGCCGCCGGCGGCGTTGAGCGCGGCGACCAGCTCGGCGAGCGCCTTGTCGCGGTCCTGGCCGGGGAGGTAGGTGATACCCGCGGAGTTCTCGACCTCCATGAGGGCGACGATCTCGGCGCCGGAGCTGTTGATCGCGTTGACGATCTTCGCCTGCTGGTCGGCGAAGGCCTCCGGGGTGTAGGCGCCGCGGACCTGGCAGTCGCGCGCGCCCACCGGGTTGCCCTCGCGGTCGTCGTAGGAACGGCAGCCTGCCTCGTCCTGGCCGAGGTCGGTGAAGTAGTTCAGCACGTTGAAGGCGGCCATCTGCAGGTCGCCGCCGACGGACGGCACGGTCGCCTCACGGTCGTTCTCGCTGGTGATCGGGATGTCGACGTCGTCGCTGCCGACGACCTGCCCGACCGGCTGGTAGTTCCACTGGAAGCGGTAGTCGAGGATCACCGGCGAGACGAAGGTGACCTGCGAGCCGGTGCGCATCGGCGTCTCCTGGCTCAGGTACGGCAGCGGGGTCGACTGCGCGGTCTGGTTGGTGAGGTAGTTCCAGCTGGATCCGTCGTCCAGCGTGATGTACTTCGCCAGGTTCGCCGCCTCGTACGCCGCGGCCTCGGGCCCGGGAGCGACCACGTCGGTGGCTTGGTAGAGCGGCTGGTCGCCGTACGCCAAGCCGATCTGCCCGTACTGGCTGAGCTGGTAGTTGTTCGTGATCGTGTAGCTGCCGATCGGGTGGACCAGCATGCCCTCGTACTGCTCCTTCTCGGCGTCCGTCGCAGGCAGGGTCTCGAGCTCGACCGCCTTCGCCGGCGCGCAGTCGCTCGCGGGCGCGATCGTCGGCGAGCTGAGCTGGGTGAGCCCGTAGTACTCGCCCGCCGTGCCGGTCACGGTCAGGCAGGCGCCGACCGTCGCCGGCTCGGCGCCGCTGCCGAGGTAGACGAAGATGCCGTCGGAGGCACCGGGGGTGCTGTCCTCGACGCCGCCCGAGCCGGGAGTCTGCAGATAGAAGCCGTTGAACCCGCCGGTCGGGTAGCTGGCGGTCACCACGCCGATGGTGGTGACGCGCTGCCCGTTCATCGGGGTCTCCGCGCCGGCGCCCTGGATCTCGGCGATCGACACCACGGTCGGGTCCGGCTCGGGCTCTGGATCCGGGTCGGGATCGGGGGTGGTGCCGGTGTTGGCTGCGCCCGGGGTCGGGGTCTCCAGGAAGGTGAAGTCGGTCGCGTTGTCATCGGTGTCGACAGCGGTGGTGCGGCCGAGCGAGCCGGGTGTGGAGTTGCTTCCTGTGTAGGTCGCGGCCGTTCCTTCCGGCGAGTTCGAACCGCCGTAGCCGAGCTTGTCGACGACGAGCTCGGGCTGCGTGGCGGGGTTGATCGCCGTGGTGGTGCTCGCGAGGAAGACGGTTCCGGTGGTGCCTGAGGGGTTCACTCCGCTGGTCTGGTCGGGCTCCGGCAGGGGCGCGCCTGTGGTGCCGTTGCTGCCGAGCTGGATCACGTAGTAGCCGCCGGGCTCGATGGTGCCGGTGAGCGCAACGACGCCGCTGGCGTTCCCGGTGCCGGTCGCCGAGCGGTACTGGATCGACATGCCGTTGAGGTCGATGGCCGTGCCGGTGGGGTTGTGCAGCTCCACGAACTTGTTCGTGTACGGCTGGTTAGCACTGCCGCCGCGAGCGTAGAGCTCGTTGATGATCACCCCGTCGCTCACCGCGGCGGCTGGCAGCTGCGTCATCAGCGTGGCTGCGAGCGCGGTCGCGATGACGAGGATGAAGTTGCGGACGGCGGTGCGGAGGGACGTCGGCATCGAGGACCTCATTGGCTGGTAGCGGAGAACCCACCGGTGCTGGGGGGCGGACGACGCTGTCGTCGTGGCTCCGACGACGTTAACGCCGTCCACACACTCACGGGAACCAGGTGAGCGCACCGTTGCGCAGGTGTTCACGGGAGGGTCACCGACCGATAACCCTGTGCGACGATCACGTCAGCGCGGCCGCTCCGTGCTCGCTAACGATCACATCGCGAAGGGAATCGATCAGGTGGATATTCAGGGCAAGGTCGCAGTCGTCACCGGGGCCGCCGGCGGGATCGGAGAGGCGCTCGCGCACGAGCTGCTCGCCGAAGGCGCGAAGGTCACGGTCGTCGATCTCGACCAGAAGCGGGTGGACGCCGCGGTCGCGAAGCTGGCCGAGAAGTACGCCGGCTCGGTGATCGGCATGGCCGGGGATGTCAGCAGCAACGACGTCATCCGCGGGATCATCGAGCGCACCGAGAGCGAGCTCGGCGAGATCGAGATGTACTTCGCCAATGCCGGCATCATCGGCCCGCACGGAATTGGCGACTCAGACGACGACTGGGACCAGATCATCGACGTCAACGTGCTCGCGCACGTGCGCGCCGCGCGGATGCTGGTACCGGCATGGGTCGAGCGGGGCTCGGGCTACTTCATCTCCACAGCGTCCGCTGCGGGCCTGCTCAGCCAGATCGGCGCGGCGGCGTACTCGACGACGAAGTCGGCCGCGGTCGCGTTCTCGGAGTGGCTGGCGATCACGTACGCCAAGGACGGCATCAAGGTCAGCTGCCTGTGCCCGATGGGTGTCAACACCGACATGCTGAACACCGGCCTGGAGTCGACCGACGAGGCCGACTCGCTCGGAGCGCGCGTGGTGCAGAGTGCCGGTGGTGTTCTGGAGCCCTCGGACGTCGCGAAGACCGTGCTGCAGGCGGTGCGCGACGAGGTGTTCCTGGTCCTGCCGCACGAGGAGGTCCGCGAGTACATGCGCCGCAAGGGTTCGGACCACGACCGGTGGCTGCGCGGCATGGCCCGCCTGCAGGAGCGACAGAGCCGGTAGGCACCGGCTCATGCCGTCAGCGGAGCAGGCCGAGGTCGCGGGCGCGGGCTAGCGCGGCGGTGCGGCTGGAGACGTCGAGCTTGCCGTAGATGTGGGCGAGGTGGCTCTTGACGGTCGGCTTGCTCAGGTAGAGGCGTTGGCTGATCTGGTCGTTGGTCAGGCCCTCGGCGACCAGCGCGAGCACGTCATGCTCTCGTGGGGTCAGCGCCACCTCGGGGCGTCGGCGGCGTTCTTGCAGCCGGTTGGCAACGACCGGAGCGAGTACCGTGCGCCCCGCCGCGGCGTCCTGCACGGCGCTGATCAGATCCGCGGGTGGCGCATCCTTGAGCAGGTAGCCGCTCGCCCCGGCCTCGATCGCCTCCAGGATGTCGACGTCGTTGTCGTAGTTGGTCAGCACCAGCACCGCGGGCGCGTCCTCGCGGCGGCGTACGGCGCGGGTGGCCTCGGCGCCGGACATCCCGGCGCCAAAACGAAGGTCCATGGTGACGACGTCGATGCCGTCTGCCTGGGCGTCCACTCGGGCGACGGCGTCCTCGGCGCGGCCCACCTCGCCGACGATCTCGATCGACGGCTCGCCCTCGAACACCGCGCGGAGGCCAGTCCGCACGATCGGGTGGTCGTCTGCGATGAGCACGCGGATCATGTGGCTTCTCCGGGTTGTGCTGGTGTGGTGGGGATCTGGGCGCTGACGAGCGTTCCCTCGCCAGGTTCACCGACGACTGCGACATACCCGCCGAGCTCGGCGGCTCGGGCACGCATGCCGCTGATGCCGAAGGAGTTCGAGTCGGCCGGCGACCCGTTGATGACCTGCTCGCTGTCGAATCCGCGGCCGTCATCGCTCACTTCAAGACTGACCTGATGGTCCTCGTACTCGAGCCGGACGTCGACCGCGCTCGCCTGGGCGTGCTTCTCGACGTTCGTGAGCGCTTCCTGGGCGATCCGCAGCACGGTCGCCTCGGTGGCGGTGGGGAGATTGCGGGCCGCGCCGTCGACTCGCATGGTGACCTGCATGGCGGTTCTCGCGGCGGCCTCGGTCGCGACCCGCTCGATGGCGGTGGTCAGCGACCGGCCGGCCAGCGGTGCGGGCGTGAGGTCCTTGATAAACGCGCGGGTGTCGGCGAGGGCGGTGGACGCCGCGTCGCGCGCCTCCTGAAGGTGGGTGGCTCGCACCTCATCCTCGGGCGCGCGCTCAGCCGCGTGCAGCAGCAGCTGGATGCTCGACAAGTGCTGGGCAACCGTGTCGTGCAGCTCTCGGCCAAGGCGGGTGCGTTCGGCGTGGCGGCCGGCTTCCCGCTCCGACTCGGCCAGCCTCGTCTGCGCGGCCTCGAGCGCGGCGATCAGCTCGCCACGGGCCGACAGCTCGGTGATGATCGCGCGCAGGCCGGCCATCCCTGCGATCAGCACCGCCGCGGTCGATACCGGTCCAACGAACGCGCCGGATGACCAGCCGTGGTGCACGCTCAGGCCGAACCCGGTCAGCAAGGCGAGCCCGAAGGTGGCGGCGGGGCCGATCGACGACGGCAGCAACCACAGAGCCAGGAAGTACAAGACGAAGCCGAGATACGCAGCCTGCCGGCTCACCACGATCAGCGCCGCCCACGGAAGACACAGGGCGATCAGCCAGAGCGCGGATGCCCACCGCAGCTGGGATGCCGGTCGATAGACGAGCTCGCCGCGGCGGTGCAGCAGCACCGCGCCGACGATCCCGACCAAGATCTCGAGGACGGCGAGCGTCAAGACCATGGCCAGCGCCGGGTGGTTCGCGACGACGGTCTCCGCGACCGGCAGAGCAATCAGTAGACCGATGACAAGGACGGCCGAGACCAGGAAGCCGCGCGAGATGGGCGAGCCTTGAGTGGCTGCCATCCGCACCTTCCCCTGCATCTCACCAGGCTACGGCTCGCCCGGTGCCGCGACGTCCACCCTTCGGCCAGTTCTCGGCCCCGCCACATTCTGCCCCTGTCCACTTGGCGCGCAGTGCTGGGGCAGTCCTCATCCCTCCGACCCGGGCCTCGCCGCACCCGGCAGACGGTACGATGGGCGCTGCGCTGTACGCGGTACGGCGCAGGCCGGCCTGGCGCAATTGGCAGCGCATCTGTCTTGTAAACAGAGGGTTAGGGGTTCGAGTCCCCTGGCCGGCTCACGCCTAGACCCCCAGGTCAGGGCATAGAAACGGCCCCTCCCTAGTTCGGATAGGGAGGGGCCGTCGCTATCCTGAGCACAAGTCTTTGTCACCGCAGCCGGCATGCTCACCGCCGACCTGCTGGAGCAACCCGAGGTCGGCGCGAGTCGATCACTATCCCGCCTGACAAGGTCCCCGGCCTAGCCAGGCGGCACCCCCGCCGCCCCTCTGGCTCTCGCCTTACGCCGAGCCACCCGCACCCGACCGCGCGGCGTCAACTTCATCGGCGGCGCGCCCCCGGGGCCGGAAGTCCCTCTCGCGCGATATCTGCGCCGGGGCGCTCTCCGACCCCACGCCGCGAGACAACACTGTGGACACTCTTGTGGACAAAATGGCGCCGATAATCCATCCTTGCAGGATGGTCAAGTCGGATTGGAATACCACTCATCCGTTCATTACGTTTACCGCTCCTTACGAGCCTGAGCGTTTCAACCTGAAACTCGGCGAGGCGTTCTCTAAGTGCCAGCACCTCAGCGGTACGCCCCTCCCGCCGAAACTTGCCCAGCACCTATCTCACATCTACTTCGCTCGCGGCATCCAAGGCACAACGGCCATCGAAGGCAACACCCTTTCAGAAGCCGACGTGTCAGACGTCCTTGCTGGGAAGAAGCAACTACCTGAGTCTCGGAAGTATCAAGAGGTGGAGGTGTTAAACGTCGCCAAAGCGCTGACTGAGATTCGCGCCGAAGCGGCATCCGGCAAGCCATTCAGGCTCACTCCCAATTGGATCCGGGAGCAGAATCGCCAGGTCCTCGACGGGCTAGACGATCTTGAGGACCACGTCGTGCCAGGCGAGTACACGCGTGAACAGGTGGTCGTTGGTTCTTACCGACCTCCGAGGCCGAACTCTGTCCCTGAGCTCGTGGATCGGCTGTGCGACTGGCTGAATAGCCTCATCGAGGCATCGCAGGACAACGAAAAGAAGTCCGACGAACGCTTCCTGAACGCGTTCATGGCTGCCGCCCTGGGGCACCTGTACGTGGCTTGGATCCATCCCTTCGGGGACGGAAACGGGCGAACTGCAAGGTTGCTGGAGGCAGCCATTCTTGCTCACTCTGGCGTGGTGCCTTGGGTATCCTGCCAGTTGCTGTCGAACTTCTACAACGAAACCAGACCGAAGTACTACCGGAAGCTCGATCGTGCCTCGAAGGCACGAGAAGTCTCACAGTTCATCCTTTACTCAATCGAGGGATACGTGGACGAACTTCGCGATCAGATTTCGGTCGTGCAGGCTCAGCAGCGACATATCGCCTGGATGTCGTACGTGCACGAAGTCATGCAGAACGAGAGCGAAGGCAAGCCGAAGAAGCGGCGCAGCCGGCTGGCCCTCGCGCTGCATCCCGACACACCCACCCCCAAGGACGAAGTGCCGACTCTAGAGACGGAACTCGCGTTTCACTACGGGAGCGTCACGCCCAAGACCGTAAGCCGCGACCTGTCCGCGCTACAGCAGCTTGGTCTTGTTCGTCAACTCCCGGACGGGTGGGTGGCCAACCAGGCTGCTCTCGACGCCTTCGTGCCGTTACGAGAGAACTTCGAAACCAATGCGATCGTCGTTTCGGTGCCCGAACCGTTCGACCTTGCCACGACGGAGGATGTGGAGCCTGCGTCACTCTGACGCGGCACTAAGTCGACAGCGCCCCTTAGAGATACGTGACTCCCTCCTGGGGATCCGCGAGGGTCCAGCCGGGGTTGCGCCTCGCGATGGCTTCTAGCTGCTGCTTCGCATCTTCCGTGAGGACTGCCAACTTGTCGCGTTGGAGTCCGGCCAGCCTGAACGCTCCGAGATTCTGCACGAAGACCGATGCCCAGCGGGCGAACTCCGCATGTGCCCGGCCGTATTCATCCACTGTCTTCGGCTGCGGTTTCTCCATCATCTCGTTGAGGAGAAACAGCCCCCATCTCGCAGTTGCCCTCCACCACTCGTTGAAGCCGTCCGGTGCGCCAAGTCGATGGGTGAGGTTCTGTAGACGCCCGCGCAACTCCCGAATCATTGGCGCGATCGGCTCGCCCCATGGGTTCGCTGAGACCAACGGGGATGCCGCCATGAGGACGGCGTCCCACGCTCCGCTGATCTCGACCTGCTTCGACTGTTCGACGGCCTCGGTCGCGATCTCGTTGGCCTTTTCCGCGTGCTCGTTGGCCTTTTCCGCGTGCTCGTTGGCCTTCTTCGCGATCTCGTTGGCTTTGGAGGCTCGGCCGTTTGCAAGGATCGCCACCACGATTGCGACGAGCGCTAGGGCAACGCTCGCGCTCGCAGCAATTGCCATGACGATGTCGCTTCTCGATCCCCATGGCGCGAGTAGGTCTGGTTGCATGGGGAGAGGGTAGCCAGGACCGGGGACACATCGGTCACAAACGGCGCGGGACACGAAAGCACCGGATGAGGACGGCAGGGAACGCGGCCGATCCCAACTACAGAGAGAAAGAACGGGCGAGAACGGACAACCCGCCCCGACTTGTAAACAGAGGGTTAGGGGTTCGAGTCCCCTGGCCGGCTCCGAACAATGCTCACTGGTAGCTGATGAAGTCCGGGATCGGATCGACCTGGCTCATGGTCTGCTCCGGGGTCAACATCGGCTTGTCCTCGTCGTAGAAGTTCTTCCAGCCCCAGTAGTTGATGGACGGCGCGTTCTGGTGCAGCACGCTCCAGGTCGCCTGCTTCATTCCCTGGCCGCCCTGCCCGTCGGCGTGGATGAGCACGGCGATCTCGTCTCGACTCTGATCGACGGTATCCACGGCCGGGATCATCCCGACCTTGAACATATGCAGTACGAGCACCTTCTGCGGCAGGTTGTTCGCCTTCGTCAGATCGGCCAGCCAGGTGGCGACCTGGTTGACCTCCTCGACCGGCACACT is a window of Blastococcus sp. Marseille-P5729 DNA encoding:
- a CDS encoding sensor histidine kinase, producing the protein MQGKVRMAATQGSPISRGFLVSAVLVIGLLIALPVAETVVANHPALAMVLTLAVLEILVGIVGAVLLHRRGELVYRPASQLRWASALWLIALCLPWAALIVVSRQAAYLGFVLYFLALWLLPSSIGPAATFGLALLTGFGLSVHHGWSSGAFVGPVSTAAVLIAGMAGLRAIITELSARGELIAALEAAQTRLAESEREAGRHAERTRLGRELHDTVAQHLSSIQLLLHAAERAPEDEVRATHLQEARDAASTALADTRAFIKDLTPAPLAGRSLTTAIERVATEAAARTAMQVTMRVDGAARNLPTATEATVLRIAQEALTNVEKHAQASAVDVRLEYEDHQVSLEVSDDGRGFDSEQVINGSPADSNSFGISGMRARAAELGGYVAVVGEPGEGTLVSAQIPTTPAQPGEAT
- a CDS encoding Fic family protein yields the protein MVKSDWNTTHPFITFTAPYEPERFNLKLGEAFSKCQHLSGTPLPPKLAQHLSHIYFARGIQGTTAIEGNTLSEADVSDVLAGKKQLPESRKYQEVEVLNVAKALTEIRAEAASGKPFRLTPNWIREQNRQVLDGLDDLEDHVVPGEYTREQVVVGSYRPPRPNSVPELVDRLCDWLNSLIEASQDNEKKSDERFLNAFMAAALGHLYVAWIHPFGDGNGRTARLLEAAILAHSGVVPWVSCQLLSNFYNETRPKYYRKLDRASKAREVSQFILYSIEGYVDELRDQISVVQAQQRHIAWMSYVHEVMQNESEGKPKKRRSRLALALHPDTPTPKDEVPTLETELAFHYGSVTPKTVSRDLSALQQLGLVRQLPDGWVANQAALDAFVPLRENFETNAIVVSVPEPFDLATTEDVEPASL